From Permianibacter aggregans, a single genomic window includes:
- the ligA gene encoding NAD-dependent DNA ligase LigA, whose translation MSATAAERIATLRHTLNEYNYQYYVLDAPTVPDAEYDRLMQQLRQLESEHPELISADSPSQRVGGEPIAAFQQVKHVIPMLSLENAFTEQDLHDFVEDIRERLGFVDDLEFSCEPKLDGVAVSLIYEHGELVTGATRGDGQTGEDITHNIKTINAIPLRLRGEQLPALLEVRGEVYFPKADFNRFNEKALASGEKIFANPRNAAAGSLRQLDPRLTAKRKLAFYAYSLGRCEGVELAGKHSERLQQLKQWGLPICPEVKTATGEDGLLAYYRQIGEKRNDLPYDIDGVVYKVNRIDRQEELGFVSRAPRWALAHKYPAQEAMTVLEGVEFQVGRTGALTPVARLKPVPVGGVTVSNATLHNIDEIERLDLRIGDTVIVRRAGDVIPQVASVVLAKRDQAATPVIVPSYCPVCGAEVVREQGQAAIRCSAGISCPAQRTEAILHFAHRRAMDIEGLGDKIVEQLVERELVHHPADIYRLSAETLANLERMADKSAQKLVKAIEKSKATTLPRFIFALGIRDVGEVTATTLANYFGSIDKLMRASHDELQAIRDIGPIVADRVVQFFANEANRESVNELIDAGIHWPAIEIVDQEGLPLSGQTFVLTGTLETLTRDEAGEKLQRLGAKVTDSVSKKTSVVVAGPGAGSKLKKAQDLGVEVWDEQKLLALLNEHGAA comes from the coding sequence ATGTCTGCCACGGCTGCCGAGCGCATCGCGACCCTTCGCCACACGCTGAACGAATACAACTATCAATACTACGTGCTTGATGCACCTACGGTACCGGATGCTGAATACGATCGGCTGATGCAGCAGCTGCGTCAGTTGGAATCGGAACATCCGGAATTGATTAGTGCTGATTCACCATCGCAGCGTGTGGGTGGCGAACCGATTGCCGCATTCCAGCAGGTCAAACACGTCATTCCGATGCTGAGTCTGGAGAATGCGTTTACCGAACAGGATTTGCACGACTTTGTCGAAGATATTCGTGAACGCCTCGGCTTTGTTGACGATCTGGAGTTCAGTTGCGAGCCGAAACTCGATGGCGTTGCCGTTAGTCTGATTTACGAACATGGTGAGCTGGTTACCGGCGCCACCCGTGGCGACGGTCAGACCGGCGAAGATATTACCCACAACATCAAAACCATCAATGCGATTCCGCTGCGTTTGCGTGGCGAGCAATTGCCGGCATTGTTGGAAGTGCGTGGTGAAGTCTATTTTCCGAAAGCAGATTTCAATCGCTTCAACGAGAAAGCCTTGGCCAGTGGCGAAAAAATATTCGCCAATCCGCGCAATGCCGCGGCCGGTTCACTGCGGCAACTCGATCCGCGGTTGACGGCCAAGCGTAAATTGGCGTTTTACGCGTATTCACTGGGTCGCTGCGAGGGAGTCGAACTGGCCGGCAAACACAGCGAGCGTTTGCAGCAATTGAAGCAGTGGGGCTTGCCGATTTGTCCAGAAGTGAAGACGGCAACCGGTGAAGACGGTTTGCTGGCGTATTACCGGCAAATCGGCGAGAAGCGCAACGATTTGCCGTATGACATTGACGGCGTGGTTTACAAAGTCAATCGCATTGATCGTCAGGAAGAACTCGGGTTTGTTTCGCGCGCACCGCGTTGGGCGTTGGCGCACAAGTATCCGGCTCAGGAAGCGATGACTGTGCTCGAGGGCGTCGAGTTTCAGGTTGGCCGCACTGGTGCATTGACTCCGGTGGCGCGATTGAAACCGGTACCGGTTGGTGGTGTCACGGTCAGCAACGCGACCTTGCACAATATCGATGAAATTGAGCGGCTGGATTTGCGCATCGGCGACACGGTCATTGTGCGACGTGCCGGTGATGTTATTCCGCAAGTGGCCAGTGTGGTGTTGGCCAAGCGCGATCAGGCGGCAACACCGGTGATCGTGCCGTCCTACTGTCCGGTTTGTGGTGCCGAAGTCGTGCGCGAACAAGGCCAGGCGGCGATTCGCTGTTCGGCCGGCATTTCCTGCCCCGCTCAGCGCACCGAAGCGATTCTGCATTTTGCCCATCGCCGGGCCATGGATATCGAGGGCCTTGGTGACAAGATCGTTGAGCAATTGGTTGAACGGGAGTTGGTGCATCATCCGGCTGATATTTATCGATTGTCAGCCGAAACGCTGGCCAATTTGGAGCGCATGGCCGATAAATCGGCACAAAAATTGGTCAAGGCGATCGAGAAAAGCAAAGCAACGACCTTGCCGCGTTTTATTTTCGCACTTGGTATCCGTGATGTCGGCGAGGTGACGGCGACGACACTGGCCAATTATTTCGGCAGTATCGACAAGCTGATGCGAGCCAGTCACGATGAATTGCAGGCGATTCGCGATATTGGTCCGATTGTTGCTGATCGTGTTGTGCAGTTTTTTGCCAACGAAGCCAATCGCGAGTCGGTCAACGAATTGATCGACGCCGGTATTCACTGGCCGGCAATCGAAATTGTTGATCAGGAAGGCTTGCCGTTAAGCGGTCAGACGTTTGTGCTGACGGGAACCTTGGAAACATTGACTCGCGATGAGGCCGGCGAAAAACTGCAGCGGCTGGGTGCCAAAGTGACCGACAGTGTCTCGAAGAAAACTTCTGTTGTTGTTGCCGGCCCCGGTGCTGGTTCCAAACTGAAAAAGGCCCAGGATCTCGGCGTCGAGGTATGGGATGAGCAAAAGTTATTGGCGCTGCTCAACGAGCACGGGGCAGCATGA
- a CDS encoding ParA family protein produces MDEHSQQSDVVKAPPEPLVAIQLLNATRILVINSKGGAGKTTIATNLASWLSRRGERTVLLDADPQGSSHYWVSHREQALPSVHGVKIDNNSRTTRSFQWRAPKSTRWLITDAPPGMNGPALDDLLQDHDLIVVPVLASDIDIRASARFIGELLLTQSMRRKRRPIAVVANRVKQHTKAWERLQKFLLSLNIPYPATLRDTQNYVRAYAEGRGVADYPQQSHERDRDDWQTLLCWLDAQGSGDQWLQREEPNKSVAYAG; encoded by the coding sequence ATGGACGAACACTCGCAGCAATCCGACGTAGTCAAGGCACCTCCCGAGCCGTTGGTCGCGATTCAATTGTTGAACGCTACCCGCATTCTCGTCATCAACAGTAAAGGTGGCGCCGGCAAAACCACCATTGCCACGAACCTGGCCAGCTGGCTGTCCCGGCGCGGTGAACGCACAGTGCTGCTCGATGCCGATCCGCAAGGTTCCTCGCATTACTGGGTCAGCCATCGCGAGCAAGCCCTGCCCTCCGTGCACGGCGTCAAAATCGACAACAACAGCCGCACCACCCGCAGCTTTCAATGGCGGGCACCGAAATCGACCCGCTGGCTGATTACCGATGCTCCGCCGGGAATGAACGGCCCAGCGCTTGATGACTTGCTACAGGATCACGACTTGATTGTCGTGCCGGTGCTCGCTTCCGATATCGACATCCGCGCCAGCGCGCGCTTTATAGGTGAGTTGCTGCTGACCCAGAGCATGCGGCGCAAACGCCGGCCGATCGCCGTCGTCGCCAATCGGGTCAAACAGCACACCAAGGCCTGGGAGCGCCTGCAGAAATTTCTGCTGAGCCTGAACATCCCCTACCCGGCCACGCTGCGCGACACCCAGAATTATGTGCGCGCCTATGCCGAAGGCCGAGGCGTCGCCGACTATCCACAACAAAGCCATGAACGTGATCGCGACGACTGGCAAACGCTGCTGTGCTGGTTGGATGCGCAAGGCAGTGGCGACCAATGGTTGCAACGAGAGGAGCCGAATAAATCAGTGGCCTACGCTGGCTAA
- a CDS encoding phosphotransferase enzyme family protein — translation MNYPVSTTPESPVNAPELAAKDWRSLRAAWGLEGTRAELIGNGGLINTTLRAGPLVLQRINREVFPDAERLILNGVLVGQHLARLRVRGDYPLEVLSTVRTKDGQWWHQIGQDYWRATQYIANTRSFEKVSNDALAREGARAFAQFIFAMRDFTPPRYIASLPEFHQLSNRIVALEQFARIDPLGRLAKVRVLFDLAERFLPYLHQIEYATSSGELPQRFVHADTKIANILFDNQSPRARAVIDLDTVMTSSVVFDFGDMVRSFCNPLGELANPKSVQLHLGRFQAVADGFMSVLHRELTRQEKLHLIPASIAVTATLGIRFLTDYLAGDMYFRVQQPDDNFQRAAVQLALAVSMEKERRRMERSLRL, via the coding sequence GTGAATTATCCCGTGTCCACTACGCCTGAATCGCCTGTCAACGCGCCGGAATTGGCCGCGAAAGATTGGCGCAGTCTGCGCGCGGCTTGGGGCTTGGAAGGCACACGTGCCGAACTGATCGGCAATGGTGGCCTGATCAACACGACGTTACGCGCGGGTCCTCTGGTGCTTCAGCGCATCAACCGCGAAGTGTTTCCGGATGCCGAACGCTTGATTCTGAACGGCGTGCTGGTCGGACAACATCTGGCGCGTCTGCGCGTGCGTGGTGATTATCCACTTGAAGTGTTATCGACGGTGCGCACCAAAGACGGCCAATGGTGGCACCAGATTGGTCAGGATTACTGGCGCGCTACCCAGTACATCGCCAATACCCGCAGCTTCGAAAAAGTCAGCAATGATGCCCTTGCACGCGAAGGTGCGCGCGCGTTTGCCCAGTTCATATTCGCGATGCGTGATTTCACGCCACCACGTTATATCGCCTCACTGCCGGAATTTCATCAACTCAGCAATCGCATCGTGGCGCTGGAGCAATTCGCACGCATCGATCCGCTCGGTCGTTTGGCAAAAGTGCGCGTGTTGTTTGATTTGGCTGAGCGCTTTTTGCCTTATCTGCATCAAATCGAATACGCGACCAGCTCCGGCGAGTTGCCACAGCGCTTTGTTCACGCCGACACCAAGATCGCCAATATCCTGTTCGACAACCAATCGCCGCGTGCTCGCGCCGTGATCGATTTGGATACGGTGATGACTTCCAGTGTCGTGTTCGATTTCGGCGACATGGTGCGATCTTTCTGCAATCCACTCGGTGAACTCGCCAATCCAAAATCGGTGCAATTGCATCTCGGCCGTTTTCAGGCGGTGGCAGATGGTTTTATGTCAGTGTTGCATCGCGAACTGACGCGACAGGAAAAACTGCATTTGATCCCGGCATCGATTGCTGTGACGGCCACACTGGGCATTCGTTTCCTGACCGATTATCTGGCCGGTGACATGTATTTCCGGGTGCAACAACCGGACGACAATTTCCAGCGCGCCGCAGTGCAACTGGCGTTGGCGGTATCGATGGAAAAAGAGCGGCGGCGAATGGAGCGCAGCTTACGACTTTAA
- a CDS encoding LysR family transcriptional regulator has translation MDHALLRAFVAVAEAQSFSLAAQSLHLTQPAISKRIASLEAELEQRLFDRVGHDVYLTPAGKTLLPRAQQLLLDMQDTATAIRNLSGRVEGVLRIATSHHIGLRRLPRILREFTLRYPQVTLEFDFLDSEQAFHEVGQGQRELAIITLPGTSSESVEAIPIWRERLLPCVHREHPLAKLNRVSIEQLASHRAVLLGGHTFTQQRVNTQLASLGLELGETTSSTYLEAIAMLVTAGQGWALLPDIMITDDLKALKLQPMIQVERALGVVHHRNRSLSNAAKAMIEMLTSS, from the coding sequence ATGGATCATGCCCTGCTCCGCGCTTTTGTCGCCGTCGCCGAGGCGCAATCGTTTTCGTTGGCCGCGCAAAGCCTGCACCTGACCCAACCGGCGATCAGCAAACGTATTGCCAGTCTGGAAGCCGAACTGGAGCAACGCTTGTTCGATCGGGTGGGTCATGATGTCTATCTAACCCCAGCCGGCAAAACCCTGCTGCCACGGGCCCAACAACTGCTGCTCGACATGCAGGACACCGCGACGGCGATTCGCAACTTAAGTGGCCGGGTCGAAGGTGTGCTGCGCATTGCGACCAGTCACCATATCGGCTTACGCCGGTTGCCGCGCATCCTGCGCGAATTCACCCTGCGCTATCCGCAGGTGACGCTGGAATTCGATTTTCTCGATTCCGAGCAGGCATTTCATGAAGTCGGCCAAGGCCAGCGAGAACTGGCGATTATCACGTTGCCGGGCACCAGCAGCGAATCGGTCGAAGCGATTCCGATCTGGCGCGAACGGCTGCTGCCTTGCGTGCATCGCGAACATCCGCTGGCAAAACTGAATCGGGTCAGTATTGAACAACTGGCTAGCCATCGTGCTGTACTGCTTGGCGGCCACACCTTCACCCAACAACGGGTCAACACTCAGCTGGCTTCGCTCGGCCTGGAGCTGGGCGAAACCACCAGCAGTACCTATCTGGAGGCCATCGCGATGCTGGTCACTGCCGGTCAGGGCTGGGCGCTGTTACCGGACATCATGATCACCGACGATCTGAAAGCGCTGAAACTGCAACCGATGATTCAGGTCGAACGCGCACTCGGTGTCGTCCATCATCGTAATCGCAGTTTGTCCAATGCGGCGAAAGCGATGATCGAGATGCTGACCAGTAGCTGA
- the leuC gene encoding 3-isopropylmalate dehydratase large subunit, which translates to MTAKTLYDKLWDEHVVLQAETGAELIYIDRQLLHEVTSPQAFDGLRMNQRKPWRIDANLAVPDHNVPTEGRDKGIADPISRIQVETLDSNCNEFGIVEFKMNDVRQGIVHVIGPEQGATLPGMTIVCGDSHTATHGAFGALAFGIGTSEVEHVLATQCLWQKKNKNMLVKVTGKLGTGVGAKDIVLAVIGRIGTAGGTGYAIEFGGETIAGLSMEGRMTICNMAIEAGARVGLVACDQTTIDYLKDRPFAPKGSDWDKAVEYWRTLHSDDGAHYDQIIELNAADIEPQVTWGTSPEMVAPVYAKVPNPDNEKNPVKKEGITRALQYMGLKAEQAITDIKLDRVFIGSCTNSRIEDLREAASVIKGRKVASTIKQAMVVPGSGLVKQQAEKEGLDKVFKAAGFEWREPGCSMCLAMNADRLEPGEHCASTSNRNFEGRQGQGGRTHLVSPAMAAAAALAGHFVDVRTF; encoded by the coding sequence ATGACAGCCAAAACCTTATACGACAAGCTGTGGGATGAGCATGTCGTGCTGCAAGCCGAAACCGGCGCAGAACTGATTTATATCGACCGCCAATTGCTGCACGAAGTGACTTCGCCGCAGGCCTTCGATGGTCTACGCATGAACCAACGTAAACCTTGGCGTATCGACGCCAACCTCGCGGTGCCGGACCACAACGTGCCGACCGAAGGTCGTGATAAAGGCATCGCCGATCCGATTTCCCGCATCCAGGTCGAAACCCTCGACAGCAATTGCAACGAATTTGGCATCGTCGAATTCAAGATGAATGATGTTCGTCAGGGCATTGTTCACGTCATTGGCCCGGAGCAGGGAGCGACATTGCCGGGCATGACCATCGTTTGCGGTGATTCGCATACCGCCACCCATGGCGCGTTCGGTGCGCTGGCCTTCGGTATCGGCACTTCCGAAGTCGAACACGTACTGGCGACGCAATGTCTGTGGCAGAAAAAGAACAAGAACATGCTGGTCAAAGTGACCGGCAAACTCGGCACTGGTGTGGGCGCCAAGGACATCGTGCTGGCAGTCATTGGCAGAATCGGTACCGCAGGCGGTACAGGTTACGCGATTGAATTTGGTGGCGAGACGATCGCTGGGTTGTCGATGGAAGGCCGGATGACGATTTGTAACATGGCGATTGAAGCCGGCGCCCGCGTCGGTCTGGTTGCTTGCGATCAAACGACCATCGATTATCTGAAAGATCGTCCTTTCGCACCGAAAGGCAGCGATTGGGATAAAGCGGTCGAATACTGGCGCACGCTGCATTCCGATGACGGCGCGCATTACGATCAAATTATTGAATTGAACGCCGCTGATATCGAGCCGCAAGTGACCTGGGGTACCTCGCCGGAAATGGTGGCGCCGGTTTACGCGAAAGTGCCGAACCCGGACAACGAGAAGAATCCAGTCAAGAAAGAAGGCATTACCCGCGCGCTGCAATACATGGGCTTGAAAGCCGAACAGGCGATCACCGATATCAAACTCGATCGCGTGTTCATCGGTTCCTGCACCAATTCCCGTATCGAAGACTTGCGCGAAGCCGCGTCGGTGATCAAAGGCCGTAAAGTCGCCAGCACGATCAAACAGGCGATGGTGGTGCCGGGTTCTGGCCTCGTTAAACAACAGGCGGAAAAAGAAGGTTTGGACAAAGTGTTCAAAGCAGCCGGTTTTGAATGGCGTGAACCAGGCTGTTCGATGTGTCTGGCGATGAACGCCGACCGTCTCGAACCGGGTGAGCATTGCGCCTCAACCTCGAACCGCAATTTCGAAGGCCGTCAGGGTCAGGGAGGCCGTACCCATTTGGTCAGCCCGGCGATGGCCGCCGCTGCCGCGCTTGCTGGCCATTTCGTCGACGTGCGCACGTTTTAA
- the leuD gene encoding 3-isopropylmalate dehydratase small subunit, with amino-acid sequence MEKFTVKTGIAAPLDRANVDTDAIIPKQFLKSIHRTGFGPNLFDEWRYLDHGEVGMDNSKRPLNPTFVLNQPRYKGAQVLLARENFGCGSSREHAPWALLDYGFRCVIAPSFADIFFNNCFKNGILPIVLDEKIVDQLFADCLDNEGYTITVDLPNEELKTSTGQTVPFEIDPARKHVLINGLDDIGMTLQHVDQIKTYEQQRREQRPWLFGAVK; translated from the coding sequence ATGGAAAAGTTTACTGTAAAGACCGGCATTGCCGCGCCGCTGGATCGTGCCAACGTTGACACCGATGCCATTATTCCGAAGCAGTTTTTGAAATCGATTCACCGCACCGGTTTCGGTCCGAATCTATTTGATGAATGGCGCTATTTGGATCATGGCGAGGTCGGCATGGACAACAGCAAGCGGCCGTTGAATCCTACCTTCGTGTTGAACCAACCGCGCTACAAAGGCGCGCAGGTGCTTTTGGCGCGTGAGAATTTTGGTTGCGGCTCCTCGCGTGAACACGCGCCTTGGGCGCTGCTTGATTACGGTTTCCGCTGTGTCATCGCGCCTAGCTTTGCCGATATTTTCTTCAACAACTGTTTCAAGAACGGCATTCTGCCGATCGTGCTTGACGAGAAAATCGTCGACCAGCTGTTTGCCGATTGCTTAGACAACGAAGGCTATACCATTACCGTCGATCTGCCGAACGAAGAACTGAAAACCTCGACCGGGCAGACCGTGCCGTTCGAGATCGATCCAGCGCGCAAACATGTGTTGATCAATGGCCTTGATGATATTGGTATGACCTTGCAGCATGTGGACCAGATCAAAACTTACGAGCAACAGCGGCGTGAACAACGGCCATGGCTATTTGGCGCGGTGAAGTAA
- the leuB gene encoding 3-isopropylmalate dehydrogenase — MTKKVLLLPGDGIGPEIMAQAVRVLDLLKKDGLKIETESALIGGCAVDATGKPLPEETLKLALTADAVLLASVGGPKYDTLPREQRPERGLLAIRKAMNVFANLRPAIVYEELSGASTLKPDVVANLDILIIRELVGDIYFGEPRGIEVRNGERVGFNTMIYSESEIRRIAHVAFQSARKRNKKVCSVDKMNVLESTQLWRDVVTEVGKEYPDVELSHMLVDNAAMQLIRNPKQFDVMVTGNIFGDILSDAASMLTGSIGMLPSASLDENGKGLYEPIHGSAPDIAGKNLANPLAQILSVAMMLRFSLGEEAMADRVEAAVKKVLAQGYRTGDIFTEGGKRVGTVEMGDAVIAAL; from the coding sequence ATGACAAAAAAAGTATTGCTGCTGCCCGGTGACGGCATTGGTCCGGAAATCATGGCCCAGGCCGTGCGGGTGCTGGATCTACTGAAAAAAGACGGTTTGAAGATCGAAACCGAATCAGCCCTGATTGGTGGTTGCGCCGTCGATGCCACCGGCAAACCGCTGCCGGAAGAAACGCTGAAGCTGGCGCTGACCGCTGATGCTGTGTTGCTGGCCTCGGTCGGTGGCCCGAAATACGACACGCTGCCGCGTGAACAGCGCCCGGAGCGTGGCTTGCTTGCCATTCGCAAGGCGATGAACGTATTTGCCAACCTGCGTCCTGCGATTGTTTATGAAGAACTCTCTGGCGCCTCGACGCTGAAGCCGGATGTTGTTGCCAATCTTGATATCTTGATCATCCGCGAACTGGTTGGTGATATTTATTTCGGCGAGCCGCGCGGTATTGAAGTGCGCAATGGCGAGCGCGTCGGTTTCAACACGATGATTTACAGCGAAAGCGAAATTCGTCGTATTGCCCATGTTGCTTTCCAATCGGCCCGCAAGCGCAACAAGAAAGTCTGCTCGGTCGACAAGATGAACGTGCTGGAAAGCACTCAACTTTGGCGCGATGTCGTTACCGAAGTCGGCAAAGAATATCCGGATGTCGAGTTGAGCCATATGCTGGTCGATAACGCAGCGATGCAGCTGATCCGTAATCCGAAGCAATTCGATGTCATGGTTACCGGTAATATTTTCGGCGACATTCTTTCCGATGCGGCATCGATGTTGACCGGTTCTATCGGCATGCTGCCCTCAGCTTCGCTCGATGAAAATGGCAAGGGTCTGTACGAGCCGATTCACGGTTCGGCGCCGGATATCGCCGGCAAGAATCTGGCGAACCCGCTGGCGCAGATCTTGTCGGTGGCGATGATGCTGCGTTTCTCGCTCGGTGAAGAAGCGATGGCCGATCGGGTCGAAGCAGCGGTTAAGAAAGTGCTGGCTCAAGGCTATCGCACTGGTGATATTTTCACCGAAGGCGGCAAGCGCGTTGGCACCGTCGAAATGGGTGATGCCGTTATCGCGGCGTTGTAA
- a CDS encoding DUF3330 domain-containing protein — protein MAVPRHFKSNGEFITFCQLQRNEVPLSVLLTPEGEDYTEFFIGLECYETSFHENLQQEFQARVQMLQKPVKALW, from the coding sequence ATGGCTGTACCGAGACACTTTAAAAGCAATGGCGAATTCATTACCTTTTGCCAGCTTCAGCGCAACGAGGTACCGCTGTCGGTGCTGTTGACGCCGGAAGGTGAGGATTACACCGAGTTTTTCATTGGCCTGGAATGCTATGAAACGAGCTTCCATGAAAACCTGCAACAGGAGTTTCAGGCCCGGGTGCAGATGCTACAAAAGCCGGTCAAGGCGCTTTGGTAG
- a CDS encoding DUF3592 domain-containing protein yields the protein MWSLLLPIIAVLFGIVIVVIVRQRQMAKLVERGREAQAQVVSCRVFNSNGPRTLRIRYQFRDQHGQEHHNTVTQTAADSDELKPGDPFPIVYLPDRPRISASKALIEQIKLAMKARQ from the coding sequence ATGTGGAGCCTGTTGCTACCCATTATTGCCGTGCTGTTCGGCATCGTTATTGTCGTGATTGTCCGACAGCGGCAAATGGCCAAGCTGGTCGAGCGCGGGCGCGAAGCCCAAGCGCAAGTGGTCAGTTGTCGGGTATTCAACAGCAATGGCCCACGCACGCTCCGCATCCGCTACCAGTTCCGCGATCAACACGGTCAGGAACACCACAATACCGTCACCCAAACTGCCGCCGACAGCGACGAGTTGAAGCCCGGCGACCCGTTTCCGATTGTCTACCTTCCCGACAGGCCCCGAATCAGTGCCAGTAAAGCGCTGATTGAACAAATCAAGCTGGCAATGAAAGCAAGGCAATAA
- a CDS encoding aminotransferase class V-fold PLP-dependent enzyme, with the protein MLVFEVKSEFPFFSLPNHPVYLDSAATTQKPRVLIDAYSRLLCQGVANVHRSAYRLANQWTDAFEQARQTVADFLGANASSMVWTRGTTESINLVARCFVEPMLKPGDRIAVSLLEHHANLVPWQQVCQRTGAELVFLPLNVEHQLDVSKLDEFFSTPVRFVAVTAMSNALGIVNDIPAIVAAAHRHQAKVLVDAAQYVAHQPIHVRAWDCDFLAFSAHKLYGPTGLGVLYGKPQLLASMLPWLTGGEMVTSVQQFSAEFQQAPLKFEAGTPAFIEAVAFAEVLRWLGTLDRQAFHAQEQKLLQMLDKGLDDIRHVHRLIKVGERAAISSFVVEAWHASDVASLLNERNIALRAGQLCAMPLLARLQQPALLRVSLGLYSDENDINALLNTLNDLSASTKSTAQVNDNPISLMQQARSWEQKNRVLMQLGKQWSLPVPVPHHDSNQVQGCDSSTWLVGQYQQQQWTFAIDSEARIIRGIGALLSTLVNDKSSQQILAMDLAAELNQLGLTAHLSASRNNGVRAIIERIRQQVAAEVS; encoded by the coding sequence ATGTTGGTTTTCGAAGTGAAGTCCGAGTTTCCCTTTTTTTCCCTGCCCAATCATCCGGTCTATCTGGATAGTGCCGCCACGACCCAGAAGCCACGGGTTTTGATTGACGCCTACAGCAGACTGCTTTGCCAGGGCGTTGCCAATGTACATCGTTCTGCGTACCGGCTTGCCAATCAGTGGACCGATGCATTTGAACAAGCCAGGCAAACCGTCGCCGATTTTCTCGGCGCGAATGCCAGCTCGATGGTTTGGACTCGTGGCACCACTGAATCGATAAACCTGGTCGCGCGCTGCTTCGTTGAACCGATGTTGAAGCCTGGTGATCGCATTGCCGTGTCGTTGCTCGAGCATCATGCCAATTTGGTTCCCTGGCAGCAAGTTTGTCAGCGCACCGGTGCCGAGCTGGTGTTCTTACCGCTTAATGTTGAGCATCAGCTTGATGTAAGCAAACTCGACGAGTTTTTTTCCACGCCGGTTCGTTTTGTCGCGGTTACCGCGATGTCGAATGCGCTCGGTATTGTGAATGACATCCCAGCGATTGTTGCCGCCGCTCATCGACATCAAGCGAAAGTCCTGGTTGATGCCGCGCAATACGTCGCGCACCAACCGATACATGTTCGCGCCTGGGATTGTGATTTTCTGGCGTTTTCGGCGCACAAGCTTTACGGGCCAACCGGTCTTGGTGTGCTGTACGGTAAACCACAACTTCTGGCTTCGATGCTGCCGTGGCTGACCGGCGGTGAAATGGTTACGAGTGTGCAGCAGTTTTCTGCCGAGTTTCAGCAGGCCCCTCTGAAATTTGAGGCGGGAACGCCGGCCTTCATCGAAGCCGTGGCGTTTGCCGAAGTGCTGCGCTGGCTCGGCACGCTTGATCGCCAGGCTTTCCATGCGCAAGAGCAGAAATTGCTGCAAATGCTCGACAAAGGCTTGGATGATATTCGTCATGTCCACCGACTGATTAAAGTTGGTGAGCGCGCGGCGATCAGCAGCTTTGTTGTTGAAGCGTGGCACGCGAGCGATGTCGCGTCGCTGTTGAATGAGCGCAACATTGCACTGAGGGCGGGGCAGCTGTGTGCGATGCCATTGCTGGCACGTCTGCAACAGCCGGCATTGTTGCGGGTATCGCTGGGTCTTTATAGCGACGAAAACGATATCAATGCCTTGCTGAATACCTTGAACGATTTGTCGGCCTCAACAAAAAGCACCGCTCAGGTTAACGACAACCCAATCAGCCTGATGCAACAAGCCAGAAGCTGGGAGCAGAAAAATCGCGTGTTGATGCAACTCGGCAAGCAATGGTCGTTGCCGGTACCGGTACCACATCACGACTCGAATCAGGTGCAGGGCTGCGACAGCTCCACCTGGCTGGTTGGTCAATACCAGCAGCAACAATGGACTTTTGCGATCGATAGTGAGGCACGAATTATTCGTGGCATCGGTGCGCTGCTGTCAACGCTGGTCAATGACAAAAGCAGTCAGCAAATTCTGGCAATGGATTTGGCCGCCGAACTGAATCAACTGGGTTTGACCGCGCATTTGTCGGCTTCTCGCAACAACGGCGTGCGCGCCATTATTGAGAGGATTCGCCAGCAGGTTGCGGCCGAGGTTTCTTGA